Proteins encoded together in one Carya illinoinensis cultivar Pawnee chromosome 3, C.illinoinensisPawnee_v1, whole genome shotgun sequence window:
- the LOC122304370 gene encoding GATA transcription factor 21 produces MTPPYHRTPPSPNFPLDLNEDHQHDHHLFLAKPQAYSSSSSFSSRISFNHADQDQRGSYYYWESKHFQNDQEGGSCDPLTLKDESANNGLKVTILNKENNKIEDQSETSSAKWMPSKMRMMRKMITSEGTGLDIPLNPMQKFEDQKKSKPPNNCENDNMSRNHSLNSSSNTAIRVCADCNTTKTPLWRSGPRGPKSLCNACGIRQRKARRAIAAAANGTILEAKPPSMKSAASANVQHKDKRSSNGYVPKFKKCKLSTTTPTTTTQSHHHGRKKLCLEDFTISLSKNSAFQRVFPQDEKEAAILLMALSYGLVHG; encoded by the exons ATGACTCCACCTTACCATAGAACACCACCTTCTCCTAATTTTCCTTTAGATCTTAACGAAGATCATCAGCATGACCACCACCTCTTTCTTGCCAAACCACAAGCTTactcttcgtcttcttctttttctagcCGTATTTCCTTTAACCATGCTGATCAAGATCAAAGAGGAAGTTACTACTATTGGGAATCAAAGCACTTCCAAAATGATCAAGAG GGTGGATCATGTGATCCTCTAACGCTGAAGGATGAAAGTGCGAATAATGGACTCAAAGTCACTATTTTGAACAAAGAGAACAATAAAATTGAAGACCAAAGCGAGACTAGTTCAGCAAAGTGGATGCCTTCAAAGATGAGAATGATGAGGAAGATGATAACTTCAGAAGGAACGGGTTTGGATATACCACTTAACCCTATGCAGAAGTTTGAAGATCAGAAGAAGTCAAAACCTCCAAATAATTGTGAGAATGATAACATGAGCAGGAATCATTCTTTGAACAGCAGCAGCAACACCGCAATTAGAGTTTGTGCAGACTGTAATACAACAAAGACCCCTCTTTGGAGGAGTGGCCCGAGAGGCCCCaag TCTCTTTGCAACGCCTGTGGAATTCGGCAAAGGAAAGCGAGGCGAGCAATAGCAGCAGCGGCCAATGGCACGATTCTTGAAGCAAAGCCACCATCTATGAAGAGTGCTGCTTCTGCTAACGTGCAACACAAGGATAAAAGATCCAGCAATGGTTATGTTCCGAAATTCAAGAAGTGCAAGCTCAGTACTACTACTCCTACTACCACCACCCAATCTCATCATCATGGCAGAAAGAAGCTTTGTTTGGAGGATTTCACCATAAGTTTGAGTAAAAATTCAGCCTTTCAACGAGTTTTCCCTCAAGACGAGAAGGAAGCTGCGATCCTTCTCATGGCTCTATCTTATGGCCTTGTTCATGGTTGA